The following are from one region of the Vitis riparia cultivar Riparia Gloire de Montpellier isolate 1030 chromosome 9, EGFV_Vit.rip_1.0, whole genome shotgun sequence genome:
- the LOC117921799 gene encoding uncharacterized protein LOC117921799 has protein sequence MVVVPTSEDTCARMDKLEQKMRQMRVSDGGMGWDDFDGLPVASLPVKFRMPEIERYIGIGCPRIHLRLYSTIMRAHGLDEAQMIMLFPMSLSGVAQHWFASLDISRRRTWDDLAQEFLRQFAFNTVIDVSRRELEALRQRPDETVTSLISRWREKIAQIIDRSSERDQISMIMKSLQPRFARHLMGFPHVDFGSLVHALYGIEEGIARGLWPDSSPSDSKGKKPTIGQRPRDVSAISAVRPRPPRYYQTVGQTSGVYYLPSPHVQYRSHVPFRPMSPTYLHSAPQPVYATQTTQRPPAHYPQPRAPPAPRPMRQFS, from the coding sequence ATGGTGGTTGTTCCGACCTCGGAGGATACCTGTGCACGCATGGACAAGCTTGAGCAGAAGATGAGACAAATGAGAGTATCAGATGGAGGTATGGGatgggatgattttgatggaCTACCAGTGGCCAGTCTGCCGGTCAAGTTTAGGATGCCAGAGATCGAGCGATACATAGGGATTGGATGTCCGCGCATTCATTTGAGACTATATAGTACTATTATGAGGGCCCATGGCTTGGATGAGGCTCAGATGATTATGTTATTCCCCATGTCCTTGAGTGGGGTGGCCCAGCATTGGTTTGCTTCTTTAGATATATCACGTCGTCGTACATGGGATGATTTAGCCCAGGAGTTTCTGcgacagtttgcatttaacactgtcataGATGTCTCACGGAGGGAGTTGGAGGCCTTGAGGCAGAGGCCCGATGAGACAGTCACATCACTCATCTCccgttggagggagaagattgcCCAGATCATTGATAGGTCGTCTGAGAGAGATCAGATCAGCATGATTATGAAGAGCTTGCAGCCTCGATTTGCTAGACATTTGATGGGGTTCCCACACGTGGActttggatctttggtacaTGCATTATATGGTATTGAGGAGGGTattgctagaggattgtggccTGATTCTTCCCCTTCAGACTCGAAAGGGAAGAAACCCACTATTGGACAGAGACCGAGGGACGTCAGCGCCATCAGCGCCGTCAGACCGAGGCCCCCCAGATATTATCAGACAGTTGGACAGACTTCTGGAGTTTATTATCTGCCATCACCCCATGTGCAGTATAGGTCACATGTTCCTTTTAGACCTATGTCTCCCACATATCTACACTCAGCTCCACAGCCAGTTTATGCTACTCAGACCACACAGAGGCCACCTGCTCATTATCCTCAACCTAGGGCTCCACCTGCACCAAGACCGATGCGACAGTTTTCCTAG